TCTCAATCTTGAAGTATACGGGAATGTGCCTATTTTGACGACCATGCAAGCAGCTGAGGCCAATAGCCACATCGATGCTGAGTCTGTGGATCACAATTCGACTCATCTAGTCAAAACAGTATATCACGTTCCTGAATTGAATATTTTTGCGGAATTTGTGTGGCTGTTTCAAGACAGATTTATCGAGCTGATCTCGGAGTTTGCTTCCAGCGAAAAGGCGAAAGAATTTGTTGCTATATAAGTGGTCTATTGGTTCAAACTATAATCTAACTGTAATCGCGTGGTAGAAAGTATATCAGATGAAGAGTTGAATGCTTTGATGCAGGCGATGAAAAATAGGTATGGGTTGGACTTTACCAATTACGAGAAAAAGTCCTTCAAGAGAAGTATCGTCAGATTGATGATGAAGCACAAAATCGGGTCGATGCTCGAGTTGTGGTCTAGGATTTTGAAGGATAAGCAGTTTTTCTTGGATGGTATCGACGACTTATTGGTCAACTTGACCGAATTGTTTCGAAACCCCGATGCATGGATAATGATTCGAGACCAGATTTTGGACAAGTTCAAAAACAAGTCTCAACTGAAAATCTGGCATGCGGGATGTTCGACTGGAGAGGAAGTATTTACCATGAGTATGGTATTGGATGACAAAGGGATGCTTTATAAAACCAAATCGCTAGCTACTGATTTGAGTGATGCAGCTCTGAGCAAAGCAAAAAATGGAGTGTATTCGCTCATGATAATGAAGCAATATCTAAGACCATTTTTGGAATACTATCCTAATAGGAAAATGGATGACTTTTTTGAATTTAAAGAGAAGGATGCCGTCATCAAGGATACGTACAAAAAGCACGTGACCTTTAAAAAGCATAATTTGGTTCAAGATCAAGTCCATGAGAAATTTGATATAATCTTTTGTCGAAATGTTATGATATATTTTGACGAAACTTTGAAATTAAAAGTGCTAAACTTGTTCAATGATTGTTTGAACGAGGGAGGCTATTTGGTAATAGGGTATTATGATATCATGCCGGATGGAGGAAAGCAGATATTTGATACTTATGATGTTAAAACAAGAATTTACAAAAAGAAAATAATTAAATATTGAGCTTATGAGCAAGAGAATATTAGTAGTAGACGACTCTATGTACATGCGCACGTTGATCAAGGATGCACTATCCAATGAGGGATTCGAAATAGTAGGAGAAGCTCCGAATGGAGAAACTGCTATTGACCTAGCGATGGAGCTGAAGCCAGATCTAATCACTCTTGACAACATCCTGCCGGACATGATCGGTACGGACATCTTGAGAGTGTTGATGGACGAAGGATTGGAGTCCAAAGTTATCATGGTAAGTGCTGTGGGACAACAGTCTGTGATCAATGAAGGAATTGAACTAGGAGCATCAGATTATATTGTTAAGCCGTTTACGGCGGACGATTTGGTCGATGTAGTCAAGAAGCATATATAGTCTCAGAGCATCGATCCACTGGATCGTGTGTGGAAATACTGGCAATCACCTCCGATAGCGATCGGTGAGGTGATTTGTCGTATCAAAAACCTTGTCAGTCAACTGGCAAGGTTTTTTTGTAGGAGCGAGGTTGGAGACCTGTGAAATTGCTTTTTTTAAATGTAAAAGGGAGTAAATCAGAAGGATGGGACAGGGGACAAAAAAAAGCTACGCTGTAGCGTAGCTTTTGAAAGTAATATTATTCGTTGTGAAGCCAAGCTTTCTTTGCCAGTAGCTCGTCTTCATCTTCTACATAGTCTGGATCATCGACACAGCAATCTACCGGACAGACAGCCGCACACTGAGGTTCCTCGTGAAATCCATTACACTCGGTACACTTACCAGGAACGATATAGTACAAATCTTCAGACACAGGCTCTTGTGCATCATTGGCATCTACCTGAGTCCCGTCTTCTAGCTCAACTTCCGTGAGGCTTGTGCCTCCGGCCCAATCCCATTCTACACCACCTTCATAGATGGCTGTATTTGGGCATTCCGGCTCACATGCTCCGCAGTTGATGCATTCATCGGTAATAATAATTGCCATTTTAGTTTACTTTAATTATCCTAAAAATTAAGTGTGCAAAAATAAAGATTAATTTTGCCTGCCAAAGATATTATGGCATTAGTTTAAGTATACGATTTCCAAAAGATATGTTTATTGAAGAGAGGATAAAGTTATTTGTAGCACTGGGTCAGCGGTTGGAAACACTATCTGCGGAGGAATTGGAGGAAGTGGCTGTGTCAGCTCATAATCACAATAGTTGGTTTACACAGCAGAGTGTGGAGTTTGCTTTGGGAGGGATACGATCGTTTCTTGATCAAGCTGTACTCGAAGATTGGGTCAATGGATACGATTTGAGAGCCGTTGCCCCTCAAAAAATTGGTGTTATTGCTGCTGGAAATATCCCTTTGGTGGGATTTCATGACATACTTTCGGTATTGATTTCAGGACATAAATTACTGATTAAGCCTAGTTCGGATGATAGTTATTTGACGCGATGGATTCTCAACGAACTGGTGCAAATAGATGATCGGATTGCATCAAGTTTTATGCTTGTGGATCGACTCAATGATGCAGATGCTTTCATCGCAACGGGTAGTGACAATACGGCTAGGTATTTCAAATATTACTTCAAAGACAAACCAAGTATCATTCGAGCCAATAGGAGCTCGGTGTCTGTACTGACAGGTGAGGAGTCCAAGGAAGAGCTGGCTGCCCTCGGACAGGATATTTTTCAATATTATGGGCTAGGATGTAGGAATGTTTCTAAAATACTGGTACCGGAGGGGTTTGATTTGACGACCCTGTTGGATGCGCTGCAACCCTACGAATGGGTCATCGATCACCACAAGTATCGCAACAATTACGATTACAATAAATCAATCTATTTGGTCAATCGAGAGCCTCATCTTGACAATGAGTTTTTGCTCGTGAGAGAGAGTGAAGATTTGGTCTCTCCTATTTCTGTGCTTTACTACCAGACATATGAGAGTGAGGCAGTATTGAAGCACTACTTGACTAGGTATGAGACGAAGATTCAGTGTATAGTAGGGAGGGATTATATTCCTTTTGGGCAGGCTCAAACGCCTACTATTGATGACTATGCCGATGGAATCGACACCTTGGGTTTTTTGAGTAGCCTATGACGATTTAGCGATGAGGGTCTATGGTCGTATAGCATTCGTTCGCAAGCTCTAGTTCGATGGTTGCATGATGTATCGTCTGTTCTTCCAAAATTTGCCGTGCATGTTGTTTGATCTCTTTGCGGCGAACAAAGGAGTCTTCTTCGGCTAGTACCAAGTGTAATGTGACGATATGGTACTCTCCATCCATGCTCCAAGTGTGTAGGTCATGGATGTCAGTAACTTCAGGTATATCTAAGAGTTTCGTTTTGAGTTCATCTACATTGACATTGGATGGAGTACCTTGTAGGATGATTTTGAAACTTGCATTTAGGTTTTTGAAGACATTGATGAGTATGTATGCCGTAATTAATATCGAAAGGATTGGATCCAAAATCGGTACGTCAAAAAATGTCATGACTAGACTTCCGATCAATACGGCGATCCAACCGAGTACATCTTCCATGAGGTGAAGGGAGACGACGCGTTCGTTCATGGATTTTCCTTTTCTGGTTTTGACTACCGCTGCGCCATTGACCAATACGCCTAAAACTGCCAACCATATCATTCCAGTAGTGTCTGGTTGTTCGGGGTGTAGGAGTCTTGGGATGGTTTTGGAGAGGATGAAAACCGAACCGATCAGCAGCACGGTAGAATTGATGATGGCGCTCAGTACCGAAAAGCGTTTGTAGCCGTATGAGTATCTTTTGGTGCGGCCCTTGTGAGATAGTTTTTGAAAGTACCAAGACGATAGCAGACTGATGGAGTCCCCTAGATCATGAATGGCATCCGATATGATGGCTACACTGTTGACATAGTAGCCTCCTATGAATTCAATGATTGTGAATGCCAGGTTGAGAAAAAAAGCTGTTTTGATGTTTTGTACATCATCATGAGGGGGGTGATCGTGCATTGGGTATTAGCGTCTAAAGCGAGTTACTAAAATAGTGAAAGTCAGTAGTTCAATTTTAGAAAAATATATTTTTAGTATGTATATTGGCTACCTAGCAACATTAGGAAAGTCAGATTGGCTATGGAGTGTGTTTGAGAAAAGGGAGAGTGAAGCATATGTTTTTGCTCACGTTTTGATTCCTCATATAGTCTTATCCGATCCTCTACTACCCCCAAATAGAGAGAATTATTTTTGGACCAAGCCAATTAAGCAGTTGATGATTGATGTCAAACAGTACTCCTTAGAAAGAAGTGTACTTGTGGTGATTTGTCTCGCATGCCTGATCAAGGTGTTGCATGGGATGATGGTGATCTATTCTTCGGAGTTGAGTACCACGATGGGCTTGCTTTACCTCGTGTTGAGTGGCGTGCTTTGCTTTACATTGGTCTGTACGTTTGTCGTGGAACGGATCAACTATATCAGTGTTCCCCTGAGTGTTTTTTTGTTGGTGGTGATGTCAATGCTTTGGATTTATACGGGAGGATTGGTGGCGATCTCTGAGTTTAGTTTTATGGCTGTGATGGTCATCATTGGGATGATCAACCGAGGGATATGGGTGATCGTTTTGACGGGCCTGGCTTGTATGGCTCAGCTGGTACTCGTGTATGTATGGTACTTCCAATTTGATCTTATTTCTGAGATGGTCTTGCCTTACATTTACAATGTTCGATTTTTTCAAGTGACGCTATTTGTCGTAGCGACAAGTTTCATTTACATGACCTACAGGTATGGTATAGAAACCGAAAAACAGCTGCAGCGTGAAGAGGAATTGTCCCAAGGTATTGAAGATCTAGAGATCGAAAATGTGCGCCTAGAAGAGCAAGAGCAGGAATTGTCACGCATGAATAAACTCCTCGAGAGAAAGGTGTCTGATCGTAGTAGCGAACTGAGTGGTAGCAATCAATCCATTCGTGACTATCTAGAGGTGAGCAGTCATGAAATCACACCAGGTGTACAAAGGTTGACTAGATTGATCGATGAGATGAATTCGGAGCATGAGCTGTATGGATTGCTACAGCAGTCTGTGGTGGAGTTGTCTCGTGCTGTCCAATCCAATAAGGTGAAGAAAGGGAAAACCAAGTCGAAGTGAAGGATTTTTTCAATTCTAAATATCGAATCCCTTATGATGATACATACTATGGCTTTCTGTTGTGGGGGAGTGTGTTGTTTTTTTTGATACGATCCATTTGGTCCATTGTCGAAGGGGAGTCGATCGATGTGATGATGGTGTACTCCGTGGTTTTTATGGTCTCGACGATTTCGTTGATGATGTATTACTCGAGAGTGCTCAAGGTCTATTCTTATCATTTGTATGCAGGGATGTCGTTGGTGGCTTTTGGTTTGCTTTGGCAATTGCATGATGGGGTCAATGGAGCCTATTCTTATTTGTTTTTCACGTTGATTGCAATTTATGCCGTGATTTTGCCGGGGAAATCTAAGATGATCTACGGTGTAGTGTTGTCGTTGGAATGTTTGGTGCTTAGTGAATTTTCTGTTCCTACTCCTGAACAAGTGGACGAAGGAGTGGTCATCAGTTATGTGATCAATATGGTTTTGATTGCAGTGACTGTCATCTATCTCAAGAGGTTTTATGACCAACGAAGAACCCTTTATTACCAACACAATTCGGAGCTCGATCAGGTCAATGAGACGGTACTTGCACGGAGGATGAAACTCCTCCATCAAAGAAATGAAATAGAAGTCATCAAGCGTGATCTTCAGCAAACGGTCGAAAAGAATACGGTCGATCTCAAGCGAAAAAATGCAGAATTGTCAAGAATCGCGTACAGCAACGCACATCATCTCAGAGCCCCTTTGACGAATATATTGGCTATCGTGGATTTGATGAGTCAAGAGACAGAGAAAGGAGAGGAGGCTCAACAATTGGCTAAGATTGCGCGGGAATCGACTATACTGGATCAATCCTTAAGGAAAGTAAATGAATTGCTGGATTAGACCTATCTCAAAATATACATTTTGCCAAAGCCGTTTTTGAAGCCTTTGTCGCCAGCTGTTTTTCTATGTTTGAAATCTTCCCCAGGGTTTTTGATGAGGATGCGATAGAGATATACTCCGTTGGCCAATAGGTCTCCGTAATTGTCCCGGCCATCCCACGCGTAGTTGGAGAGGTTGTTGCCAATATTGATCGGACCGAGCTCATCCATGAATATCTCTTTGACTACTCTCCCTGTCACGGTCATGATTTGAATTTTGAGATCCTCCGGGTAAGTATCTCCTGTGAGCGTGAAAACAAAGCGTGTTTGCAAAGAGAAAGGGTTCGGATAGGGATAAAAATTGGTAATGGTCGATTCGTTGATGACTTCAAAGTTGATTTCGTAGGGGTGAACGCCTGACGCATTGCCCGAGGCGTCGGATGCTTGTACTCGTAGACCATAGAGACCATCACTCATTTTGTCAGGACTGTAGTCAATGATGAAATCCTGATCATCCGTCGCAGGTTGCCAATTGACTGCAGCACTGCTGAAAGGAACTCGCACATAATCACAGCCTTCGCAGGGAGATTTGACATAGAAGTTGATCCCCAATGTGTCTTCTTTGTGGAGGTATTGGTTTTCATCAGTCATCGATATTTGGATTTTGGGATTGGGGGAGACGATGTCTCCGTCCATGATTTTTATTCCATCAAATAGCACGTCGAGTGTGGGGTTGTACTCATCTCCACTCACGTCCATGTAGTCTGCGATGCGGAGGGTGTTGTTGGCGGTATAGATTTCGTATTGGTCTGTGGTGTTGACTTCTACCACTAGATCACTTTTTCCAGTATTGTTAAGGGTTTGTAGTTCTAGCTCAAATTGAGCGGAATCGCCTCCTTCCAAAGCAGCTATGAGTACCGAGTCTTCGGTGGATTTAGATAGTGTGCTATTGAGCAATTTGAACCGCACCTTGATCGAATCGGAAAACGTCTTGTTGGAGATGTTCCAAAAGGTATAAGAGGCTGTGTGCTCTTCTCCTTCATCTAAGGCTAAATTGGATTCCTGAGTGTGTGTGAGGAGGACTCCTTCGGGAGAGCTCTCGTAGTTGACCATCCATCCTTTCAATTGTGGGGGGGAGAAATCTACCTTGTCACTCAGCTCTAGGTCGAGACGTAGGTAGGGGTATAGACTTGCATTGATACTGCTCAAGTCATAGCTGAGATCGACGGAGTTGCCAGCTAGTAGTGTTTCATTGCCAGTAGGTGTTATGCCGTAGATCCGTAGGGTATGTATGTCATCTGCAGGGTTGCTAGAATCTTCGAGATTTAGACTCACGGAATTCCATGTTTTGGCAGGTCCAATCTTGTTGGTAGAGATGTCTCCTGTGTCGTAGCTACCAATGACATCATCTGGCATCACGAGTGTCGCTTGATTGGCAGGTGTAGTAGTGGCCAATATTTCTATGGCAGGCTGACCTGTATTCTTTGATCCCAAAAAGATAAAGGGATCATCTGTAGTCAGGTTGTCCAGGGTAGTTCGTGGTATACCCAGTGATTCTAGTGCGGTCTTGAATGCATCCGTCCACAGTGAATAGTCCAAAGTGCCTAATGAAAACACGAGTGCTTTGTCCCCATCAGAGAGGGCATTGATGTAGTCTATGGGGGTGACCGCTCCAGTATAATTGGATTCTTTGAAGTTGAAAATATACTCGGGCAGTACACCACAGATGAGTGGGTTTAGTTCTGGTGCAGTAGTGAATGTGATGGGGCTAAAGGGGGCTGAGGATTGCCGTTGGAATGCCAAGAAATTGATGGTGTTGTTTTCGCAATGGGCATAGGTGTGTGTGGAATTGGTGGTGAAGTAATTGCGGCCTTCGAGTAGGACTTTGGTGTCACTGAATGTATTGGTGGGGTTTTGTGAACCGTAGGTTTCTACATAAAGATCAAGTTGGGTAGTGACAAAATCCCAAACGTCGTTTTGTAAGGTGAGTCCTGTGAGGTTGGACTGTGAGAGTTGTCCGTCACTGACCTGAGCCCAGCCTTCACTTGCTCCTGGTTGATAACTAAACGAACTAGTGACCCATTCGTCATTCTCGTCTGGTAGTGGGTCAGAGAACCGTGTGCGCCAATAAAATACCGTTTCGTTGGGGATGGCTCCTTTGGAATTTAGGTCAACGGATATTTGTCCGACTACTTTGGCACTCATCGACTGTGTGCTGAAGTAGGGGCTGTTGAAAGTACTGACTGTGTCGATTTGGAAATCAAAAGATCGCTCTGTAGAGAAGATGTCGCTCGTTTGGAAAAAGAAGGTGATCGTGGGGTCCGTCTGAATGCTAAAGTCGGTCGGTAGAAGGTTGAGTGTGCTTCCTTTGGTGAGGAATAGATCAATAGAGGCAGTATTGTTGGTCTCGTTGAGTTCGTCTACTTCTCCAAAAGGATCAACTTCAACGCGCAGGGTGTTTTGGCCCGCCGCGTTGGTGATCTGGTTGTCGATCGTGAAAGCAAGTGTGTCTTGGCGCAAGGTTGGGTTATATACGATGGGGCCATAGGTCAAGCTTGTACCGTCAGCGAGTGTTCGGATGACTTGTAGGGTCATCGGTGTGTCATCATAGATGCCGAAGTTTTTGATGTTGAATTCGATTTGGAATGAATCAATGGTGGCGAGGAGCTGTTCGTTGTTGAAGGTCTTGATGCTGATCAGGTTGTCATCGAGAGCATAGTCAGCCTTGTTTGCACCGAAGACTTTGGCGGCAGGATCTCCTTGTAGGTTGGTGAGTTGCACTTGTGCTAGATTGGCTTCACTGGTGCCGTAATCGGCGAGATAACGCTTGCCTGTTTCTGCTTTGATTTGGCCTACGCCAAGACTAGAAAATTCAGAGTGATTGAAGGCGAGGGTGTAAAACTCGTCGGTGAAACGCTTGAGGTTGCTAGGAAAGGCGAGGTAGCTGTTGGCCATGAAAGCTGATGCACCTAGGTCTGGAGTCAATATCCAATCTACTCCAAAGGACTCGTTTTCACTGAAAAAATCTCCTGCAAAACAGCCGTTGACCAAAAAGGTAGGGTACTTCCCCTTGTTGTCATAGCCAAACGATGGGTCGGATACTAGTCCAATTTCGATATCTGTGACAAAGCCACTGGAGTGCCCAAAAAACGTAACCATCATGGCTCCATCGTTGATTTCATCAGAAATATTGATCAGCTCAACACTGCTATTATTGTTTTTGGAGATTTGTGCGGTTTCTCCTCCAAGGATGGTGTCTGCGGCGATTTGAGCAAACCCGTTGATGTAGGTTTTGAAGGTCTTGAGTTCCTGTTCGGAGTTTCCTCCACTTAGGTGGATGAGGTTTTTCTTTCGGAGGTTGTCGTAGGGGAGGCTTTCTTCTTCTATCATCTTGTCGAGATAGGCTTGGACATGATCTGGCTCTGTAGCGTTGATGCGCCCCGTGGCGATGGTTTCGTACCCTGCGCCACCGTCTAGCCCAGTCGAAAATTCGGCATCACCTCCTGGGTAGCCAAAGGTAGGTACGAGATGTCGTACGGTTGCAGTATTGGGGTCTTGTCGGTAGTAACTTGCTTGGACATTCGAGCTTTTTCCGATAAGGAAAAGAAACTCTGGAGCCCCTTGGTCATACATGTACTCACAAAATCGTCGGATGGCGAGGGGAGAAGGTAATCCGTAATTGAATTGATCAAATACCATGTCTATGTCGAGGGCAAGTACTTGGTGTCCTCCACCTGCCAAGGTTTCACGATAGCTGCTATAGGCAGCAATCTGATCAGGTTGTCCGTCTGAGGTGTTGGCGTGGAGGTTGGAATGAGAAATGATCAAGTAGTTGTATTGGCTGGGGTCAAAGTTGCGGAAGGAGGTCGCCTGAATCTGCCCCACTGTTTTGTAACCCGACTGGGCGTATAGTGAACGATCGATGTCTGTATTGGGTATGATGGCATTGAACTCCGACACGAATTCATTGAGGCCGATTTGTACGGGATCGGATGGAGTAGTGATGTCATAGAGGAGGATGTTGGTGAGTGAATTTTGTACTTCGATGTAGGACTTGCCTTGGGTGCTTGTAGGGAGGAGTAGGTGGTGCTCAGAGCTGTTGTTGAAATCAAAGCCTTTGCTGTATAAGACTTTGGTATACGCCATGGCTACTCGATCTCCTGCGCCATTGACGCCTTTGATACTGGCTTGGATGTAGAGGTCTCCTGCTGCCGAGATATCAGTCCATTGTAGCGGTTGATTGATTAGATAGTTCTCGTCTTTGTTGAAGCTGGCTGTCTCGATGAGGCGTAGACTGGTGGAGTTGGGGCCTACGTAGACATCAACTTCATGTGCATTGTTGTTGCCGCCGGAGAGTAGCATCTCTATACTTGGCGTATAGCCCCCCTGCACCACAGGGGTCAATCCTGTCAATGTGTGAGTGATGGATTGATTTTGACGGTAGAAAGTACCCGTCCATCCTTCGTAAAAGTCATAACTACCTAGAATCGTTTCGTTCGTGAACCCATAGCTCTGTCCTTCGTAATAGGTGTTGGAAAACACGTTGCGCTTTTCTTCGATGTAGTAGCTTTCGGTAGGTAATCCGTCGATATTATTTTCTGAGAATTCGGTAATTCGCTTGCCAAAATTCAAGTCCAATCGATAGGTCAGGAAGTATGCCGAAGAGTCTGAGAAGAGGTTGTAATACGTGTGAGGTTGCGCACTGGGATCGACATAGAGAGGGGTGTCCGTGGTGCCGTCATTTTTTTGTCCATAGAAGGCAATGTAATCTCCAGAGTTGAAAACCCCGTCTTGTTGACCTTCGACCCATAGGGCTATTTCTTGGCCCAAGTGATACATTTGGAACTTACGAGGATCGATACTGCCTACAGGGATGCCTGCCGCTGCGAGTTGGGCGCGCGTGAGTTGATAGATGCCGTCTTCGGCGATTGTTATTTTGAAGTAGCTCTGGTTGTGGTTGATCCATTCATTGCCATAGGGTTGTGCTAGCACAGAGTGACAGGTCAGTGCTACGGCCAGCAATATCAGTAGGTGTAGCTTATTTTTTGTCATTGAACCTGGCTTTTAATGATAATACATGTGAATAGGGGGACTCTGCTTGATCTCCAATGTCTGTCAGTGCATAGTCGATGCTGAAACTGGTCAATTGCACTCCTACTCCAAAATTGGGTTGGAAGATGGTCGTGTACGAACGGTCAAAGTTTTGAATTTCTTGAAACTGTCCGACTCCAAAACGAACGAAGAAGCGGTCGACATAAGCGATTTCTATCCCCGCTCTTGGGTCAAGTGATAAGCTTTCGGATTTGATGACGGTATTGCGTTTGCCATCTAGGGTCATCTCTAGATCGAGAGACCATAGTATACTGAATCGCTCTTTGATGTCTAGCAGATAGCTGGCACCCAATAGAGCTCGAGGCAAGGTGATTTCGATGGAGTTTTCGGGAATGGTGTTGCCTGTCTGCGTGTAGATGTCTGCAATCATCGAAGTGTTGTGGCTCCAGGTGTTATATGTACCTGTGATATCCTTGAGCATGAGTCCTAGGTGGACGTTTTTGAGTTTTTTTTGAAAACCTACATCGAGACCGTAACCCCATGCCGAAGCAAAACTACCTGCACTGCGATAGATGATTTTGGCATTGACTCCAGCTTGCAAACCGCCGAGTACCTTGAGTTTTCTTGCGTAGGAGAACAAAAAGGCATAGTCAGCGGACGAAAAAAACTTGATGTTGTCGTAGTTGAGTGCGCCGTTGGCATCATAAAGGTAGCGGGTGTCGGGGATGTCATCGATTCCGAGTCGGATAGCTGATAGACCGAGTGTGCTGAGGCTGTCGATGCGTGTTGAGAAGGCGGCATAATCGTAGTTGGCAATCCCTGCGAAATACTGTGCATGCATGAGAGAGGCGTTGTACTGATCTACTTGACGGTTGAGTCCAGCGGGATTCCAGTAACCAGCGGTGACGTCATCTGACACTGAGGTATAGGCACCACTCATTGCGAGGGCTCTAGCATCTACTCCGATGGCCAAAAATTCATTGCTGTATTTGGGAGTATTGGTCTGTGCCAGCACCTCCAGTGTAGCCCACCAAAACACAAAAAACAGTAGCGTATATTTCAAATTGAAACGTTAAGAGTAACCCTAGCAAAGGTAGATACATTGTGCTGATTGGTCAATACAAAGTGTATATCAAGATGGGACATGTAATGGCAATTCATGATTTTTTATTGATTTATTCCGAGTTTTTATTTGATTATTTCAAGTAATGTAAGAAAAAGTGAAGTTTTCTCACCCAGTACTGGGCTATGCAAGGTACTTTTCCGTACAGAATAATATCCAATGAAAAAAATGCCAGACTGGCAAGACGAACTTGAATTCTAAAACTATGATTTCATTATTAATTATTCTGTTGGTATTCTTGGTGTATACACTGGGGTGATAGCAATGGAGCAAAAGAGAAAGAGTATGAAGATAGAGAATACACAAGTCCAAATGAGAAAGGGTATCCTCGAGTACTGTGTTTTGAAAATCATATCACGAGGCGAGGTATACGCATCAGATATGATCGAGGAGTTGACCTCCGCCAAAATCATGGTGGTGGAAGGTACGCTCTATCCTTTGTTGACACGATTGAGAAAAGCGGGGCTTGTAGACTACAAATGGGTGGAGTCAAATTCGGGACCGCCGCGTAAGTATTACACGATTACCTCGGAGGGGGTAGAGTTTCTCGGACACTTGGACGAGACATGGAAGCAGTTGGTTGCTTCTACAAAGAAAATATCGACCAACAAGGCTTCGTGATGAAGCGGATCAGCGATGGATACAGTCATAACCAGTCGAACAAAATGAAAGGACAATGAAAAAGAATATCAGTATAAATATAAGTGGAATCATATTTCACATCGAGGAGGATGGATATTCCAGCCTCAAATCCTATCTCGAAACAATCAATCGATACTTCTCCAGTTATGAAGATAGTCTTGAGATTATCTCAGACATAGAGAGCCGTATTGCCGAGATTTTTTTGACCAAACTCAGTGATGGCAAGCAAGTCATTACGCTTGAGGATGTAGAAGCTCTCATCCAAACAATGGGGACTATTGCAGATTTTGATGCGATCGAATCTGACGATGACTCTGCTTCTAATACGAGTCAGCGTACCTCTACCGAAGATGAGTCAGCATACGAAGCAGACGAAAGATCAAAAGAACAAAGTGGGGGAGCCGATGATTTGGGAAAGAAACGCCTGTTTAGAGACGAGCGTCGCAAAGTCCTCGGAGGAGTGGCAGCAGGGGTAGCTTATTTTTTCTCCATTGACCCACTTTGGGTTCGTTTGCTGATGGTTGCGCTACTGATCAATTTATTCAATTTTGGGTTTAGCGGGGGTGTTTTCTTGACTTACCTTGTGCTTTGGATTGTCATTCCTGTGTCGTCTACATTGGGTGATGAAGAGAGTGTCAAGAAGATGTTTCGGAACCCAGAAAACCAAGTGGTTGGCGGGATCGCATCAGGGATTGCAGCGTATTTCGGTATAGATGTCACGGTCGTACGCTTGCTTTTTGTCTTGTCAATCTTTTTGGGTGGTTCGGGGGTCATATTGTACATCATCCT
The DNA window shown above is from Reichenbachiella sp. 5M10 and carries:
- a CDS encoding protein-glutamate O-methyltransferase CheR encodes the protein MVESISDEELNALMQAMKNRYGLDFTNYEKKSFKRSIVRLMMKHKIGSMLELWSRILKDKQFFLDGIDDLLVNLTELFRNPDAWIMIRDQILDKFKNKSQLKIWHAGCSTGEEVFTMSMVLDDKGMLYKTKSLATDLSDAALSKAKNGVYSLMIMKQYLRPFLEYYPNRKMDDFFEFKEKDAVIKDTYKKHVTFKKHNLVQDQVHEKFDIIFCRNVMIYFDETLKLKVLNLFNDCLNEGGYLVIGYYDIMPDGGKQIFDTYDVKTRIYKKKIIKY
- a CDS encoding response regulator; protein product: MSKRILVVDDSMYMRTLIKDALSNEGFEIVGEAPNGETAIDLAMELKPDLITLDNILPDMIGTDILRVLMDEGLESKVIMVSAVGQQSVINEGIELGASDYIVKPFTADDLVDVVKKHI
- a CDS encoding 4Fe-4S dicluster domain-containing protein — encoded protein: MAIIITDECINCGACEPECPNTAIYEGGVEWDWAGGTSLTEVELEDGTQVDANDAQEPVSEDLYYIVPGKCTECNGFHEEPQCAAVCPVDCCVDDPDYVEDEDELLAKKAWLHNE
- a CDS encoding acyl-CoA reductase, with the protein product MFIEERIKLFVALGQRLETLSAEELEEVAVSAHNHNSWFTQQSVEFALGGIRSFLDQAVLEDWVNGYDLRAVAPQKIGVIAAGNIPLVGFHDILSVLISGHKLLIKPSSDDSYLTRWILNELVQIDDRIASSFMLVDRLNDADAFIATGSDNTARYFKYYFKDKPSIIRANRSSVSVLTGEESKEELAALGQDIFQYYGLGCRNVSKILVPEGFDLTTLLDALQPYEWVIDHHKYRNNYDYNKSIYLVNREPHLDNEFLLVRESEDLVSPISVLYYQTYESEAVLKHYLTRYETKIQCIVGRDYIPFGQAQTPTIDDYADGIDTLGFLSSL
- a CDS encoding cation diffusion facilitator family transporter codes for the protein MHDHPPHDDVQNIKTAFFLNLAFTIIEFIGGYYVNSVAIISDAIHDLGDSISLLSSWYFQKLSHKGRTKRYSYGYKRFSVLSAIINSTVLLIGSVFILSKTIPRLLHPEQPDTTGMIWLAVLGVLVNGAAVVKTRKGKSMNERVVSLHLMEDVLGWIAVLIGSLVMTFFDVPILDPILSILITAYILINVFKNLNASFKIILQGTPSNVNVDELKTKLLDIPEVTDIHDLHTWSMDGEYHIVTLHLVLAEEDSFVRRKEIKQHARQILEEQTIHHATIELELANECYTTIDPHR